In one Silene latifolia isolate original U9 population chromosome 10, ASM4854445v1, whole genome shotgun sequence genomic region, the following are encoded:
- the LOC141605242 gene encoding ras-related protein RABD2a produces the protein MNPEYDYLFKLLLIGDSGVGKSCLLLRFADDSYLESYISTIGVDFKIRTVEQDGKTIKLQIWDTAGQERFRTITSSYYRGAHGIIVVYDVTDMESFNNVKQWLNEIDRYASDNVNKLLVGNKCDLASSRAVPYETAKAFADEIGIPFMETSAKDATNVEQAFMAMTGSIKNRMASQPMNNARPPTVQIRGQPVAQKSGCCSS, from the exons ATGAATCCCGAGTA TGACTACCTGTTCAAGCTTCTGCTTATTGGCGATTCAGGTGTCGGCAAATCGTGTCTCCTTCTGAGATTTGCG GATGACTCGTATTTGGAGAGTTACATTAGCACCATTGGAGTTGATTTT AAAATACGCACTGTGGAGCAAGATGGAAAGACTATCAAACTTCAAATT TGGGACACTGCCGGACAAGAGCGTTTCAGAACAATTACAAGCAGCTACTATCGTGGGGCTCATGGAATCATT GTTGTTTATGATGTGACAGATATGgagagtttcaataatgtgaaaCAGTGGCTTAATGAAATTGATCGTTATGCTAGTGACAACGTCAACAAGCTTTTGGTTGGAAACAAGTGTGATCTTGCTTCCAGTAGAGCTGTGCCATATGAAACTGCTAAG GCCTTTGCTGATGAAATCGGCATTCCTTTTATGGAGACCAGTGCTAAAGATGCTACCAATGTAGAACAGGCTTTTATGGCTATGACCGGTTCTATTAAAAACAG GATGGCTAGCCAGCCAATGAACAATGCCAGGCCTCCGACAGTCCAGATCCGAGGTCAGCCTGTTGCACAGAAGAGTGGTTGCTGCTCTTCCTAG
- the LOC141605244 gene encoding dol-P-Man:Man(7)GlcNAc(2)-PP-Dol alpha-1,6-mannosyltransferase, translated as MASKSSKLLNQYGYDLILWSVAAFYVFATPYTKVEESFNMQAMHDILYHRHHFDKYDHLEFPGVVPRTFIGAWIVSILASPAVFVINFLHLPKIYSLFIVRLVLGSIILSTLRFFRLEIRRKFGHQVEAFFVIVTVSQFHLLFYITRPLPNILALGLVNMAYAYWLRGSCYAAIRCLAVATLIFRCDVLLLACPIGLQLLLTRSVAFWKAIKCCIATALLSIGVTVIIDSVMWRRMLWPEFEVFWFNSVLNRSSEWGVSPFHWYFTSALPRSLLAAYPLFMLGLMLDRRVSIYLLPVLSFVVLYSKLAHKELRFIIYSLPIFNMAAAISASRIYNNRKKSFWRLLSIGMLGLFLISIGCTIMFFMASYNNYPSGYALKELHLMGHLNNTGGVWVHIDTYSAMNGVSRFCESSLPWRYSKEEGLALHEYSHKNFTYLLNEHASIDGYQCLFAVDAFSRARLRKGIPPVVLVKEPKMYVHGSVTKKDIFDRSWPGC; from the exons ATGGCTTCCAAATCCAGCAAACTCCTTAACCAATACG GGTATGATCTAATTTTATGGTCAGTTGCTGCATTTTATGTATTTGCTACGCCTTATACTAAAGTTGAAGAGAGCTTCAATATGCAG GCGATGCATGATATACTATACCATCGGCATcactttgataaa TATGATCATCTGGAATTTCCGGGTGTCGTCCCTCGGACTTTCATTG GTGCTTGGATTGTGTCAATTTTGGCGTCTCCTGCGGTATTCGTCATCAATTTCCTACACTTGCCAAAGATCTACAGTCTCTTCATAG TTCGTTTGGTGTTAGGAAGCATCATACTGTCCACCTTACGGTTCTTTCGACTTGAG ATCAGACGCAAGTTTGGCCATCAGGTGGAAGCTTTCTTTGTGATAGTAACTGTTTCTCAGTTTCACTTACTTTTCTATATCACACGTCCTCTTCCAAACATTTTGGCGCTGGGTTTAG TCAATATGGCATATGCTTATTGGTTGAGAGGGAGCTGCTATGCAGCAATACGATGCCTG GCTGTTGCAACATTGATTTTCAGATGCGATGTGCTTCTGTTGGCCTGCCCTATCGGCCTTCAACTTCTGTTG acCAGGTCGGTCGCATTCTGGAAAGCAATCAAGTGCTGTATTGCAACGGCACTACTTTCTATAG GTGTAACTGTCATTATCGATTCTGTAATGTGGAGACGGATGTTATGGCCAGAATTTGAAGTTTTCTGGTTTAATTCAGTTCTTAACCGGAGCTCTGAGTGGGGT GTATCACCGTTTCACTGGTATTTCACTTCAGCACTTCCCAGGTCATTGCTTGCTGCATACCCTCTCTTCATG CTTGGTCTCATGCTTGATAGGAGGGTTTCGATCTATCTGCTCCCAGTTTTGTCTTTCGTTGTCTTGTATTCCAAACTAGCTCACAAG GAGCTGCGCTTCATCATTTATTCTCTCCCGATTTTTAACATGGCAGCTGCAATTTCAGCAAGCAGAAT ATATAATAATAGGAAAAAGAGCTTTTGGCGGTTGCTCTCAATTGGAATGCTTGGACTATTTTTAATCAG TATAGGGTGCACAATTATGTTTTTCATGGCATCATACAACAACTATCCCAGTGGCTATGCTTTGAAAGAACTCCATCTAATGG GCCATTTGAACAACACTGGTGGCGTATGGGTTCACATTGACACTTACTCAGCCATGAATGGAGTTTCGAGATTTTGTGAAAGTAGTCTTCCCTGGAG GTACTCCAAAGAGGAGGGTCTTGCTCTGCATGAATATTCTCATAAAAATTTTACGTACCTTTTGAA TGAGCATGCCAGCATTGATGGATACCAGTGTTTATTTGCGGTGGATGCATTTTCAAGGGCTCGTCTTAGGAAGGGAATTCCACCTGTTGTATTG GTGAAAGAGCCAAAGATGTATGTTCATGGATCCGTGACCAAAAAGGATATATTTGACAGATCTTGGCCTGGTTGTTGA